A region from the Treponema pallidum subsp. pallidum str. Nichols genome encodes:
- the fliP gene encoding flagellar type III secretion system pore protein FliP (The bacterial flagellar biogenesis protein FliP forms a type III secretion system (T3SS)-type pore required for flagellar assembly.), giving the protein MIRARACVRRALFFVSLFFFPLFAQDARGGVERGVTGINAERPASRIPFINFDIREPQTNREVAFSVQLLLLLTLISLAPSILLLMTAFLRLSIVLDFIKRALSLQQVPPTQVLHGIALFLALFIMWPVFTEIYAKSFKPLTDGQVDIQTAYTEAERPLRVFMYRQMAHDPSSVRLCMSMAKLPKPDTLADVPTYVLIPAFILHELTVAFQIGIFLYLPFIIVDMVVASILMSMGMIMLPPVQISLPFKLVLFVLVDGWNLLIDRLFHSFL; this is encoded by the coding sequence GTGATCCGTGCTCGTGCGTGCGTACGCCGCGCGCTCTTTTTCGTGTCATTGTTTTTCTTCCCGCTTTTTGCACAGGATGCGCGCGGAGGTGTCGAGCGCGGCGTTACTGGTATCAATGCTGAGCGGCCGGCTTCACGCATTCCTTTCATCAATTTTGATATCCGGGAGCCCCAGACCAATCGGGAAGTGGCTTTTTCTGTGCAACTTCTCCTGTTGCTCACGCTCATTTCCCTTGCGCCGAGTATCTTGCTTTTGATGACTGCCTTTCTGCGCTTGTCTATCGTCCTTGATTTTATCAAACGTGCATTGTCGCTGCAGCAAGTGCCGCCCACACAGGTTTTACACGGCATAGCATTGTTTCTCGCCCTGTTTATCATGTGGCCGGTCTTTACTGAGATTTATGCCAAATCGTTTAAACCTCTTACCGATGGCCAGGTAGATATCCAGACTGCATATACGGAGGCAGAAAGACCGCTGCGTGTCTTCATGTATCGTCAGATGGCGCATGACCCGTCTTCTGTGCGTCTTTGTATGTCCATGGCAAAGCTGCCTAAGCCAGATACACTTGCGGACGTGCCCACGTATGTCCTTATCCCTGCTTTTATCCTGCATGAGCTGACCGTAGCCTTTCAGATTGGTATCTTCCTGTACTTACCTTTCATAATTGTTGATATGGTTGTAGCGAGTATTTTGATGTCTATGGGTATGATTATGCTGCCGCCGGTTCAGATTTCATTGCCGTTTAAATTGGTTTTGTTCGTGCTGGTGGACGGTTGGAATCTGCTGATAGATAGGCTTTTTCATTCGTTTTTATAA
- a CDS encoding FliO/MopB family protein, producing MHVFLHVSFELWAQQQGVDVSAVSEAVSATSAQKEQPAPESARDTREDAFPLTPAEQAFRFDAAPVARDPSPSVFSLLLRFSLVLCVVCAAVYGFLRLIRRSAFLSSAHDPFLKRLACLPIAPGRAVYVVGLAERAFVLAASDTCISLIAEVKDKELIDTMNIVADEQGTDARADFSQMLARLLPARVTGKGKPLVEADFLADTRKKLRRIPRNDSEESAAQDAL from the coding sequence GTGCATGTTTTTTTGCATGTGTCCTTTGAGCTCTGGGCACAGCAGCAGGGGGTAGATGTTTCTGCCGTTTCAGAAGCGGTGTCAGCGACTTCTGCACAGAAGGAGCAGCCGGCGCCTGAGTCCGCGCGTGACACGAGGGAGGACGCGTTCCCGCTCACCCCTGCTGAACAGGCGTTCCGTTTCGACGCTGCCCCGGTTGCGCGTGACCCGTCCCCTTCGGTGTTTTCTCTTCTGTTGCGTTTTAGTCTCGTGCTCTGCGTGGTGTGTGCGGCTGTATACGGGTTTCTGCGTCTTATCAGACGCAGTGCGTTTCTTTCTAGCGCGCACGATCCATTTTTGAAGCGGCTTGCCTGTTTGCCCATTGCGCCAGGGCGCGCAGTGTACGTGGTAGGACTTGCAGAGCGCGCCTTTGTATTGGCAGCGTCTGATACGTGCATTTCACTCATTGCAGAGGTCAAGGACAAAGAGCTCATCGATACCATGAACATCGTCGCTGATGAGCAGGGCACTGACGCCCGTGCGGATTTTTCTCAGATGCTCGCGCGCCTCTTGCCCGCGCGCGTTACCGGTAAGGGGAAGCCGTTAGTTGAGGCAGATTTTCTTGCAGATACGAGAAAGAAGTTGCGTCGCATCCCTCGTAATGATTCTGAAGAATCTGCTGCACAGGATGCTTTGTGA
- the fliN gene encoding flagellar motor switch protein FliN produces MSDGSISQAEIDALLSGVEMGAGDSPAAGASFSGGGLSSAQSELLQSFCQANVGSFCPSLESLTGKTVSISPPRVEISSKEEFSRVIPDMLVATVIDFEGEFAGDHLFLMAPEFAQKLVNLVSHEDNDQIDDMGLSVVSETITQYVSAQLSTLEARNVQNVSVAPAESVQVPKAMVRFPPQRLCVFTYTVELDGTSYTLWELVSEQLMVRIIERMGGAMQRPQAQVGNSQMGGVNMQMGIGAASPSVQSVQFHPLQNAAGGAEQGNIGLIMDVFMEVTVELGRTRMMIKDILGMGEGHIIELDKLAGEPVDILVNHKLIAKGEVVVIDENFGVRVTEILSPGERIADV; encoded by the coding sequence ATGAGTGACGGCTCTATTTCTCAGGCTGAAATCGATGCCCTGCTTTCAGGTGTTGAGATGGGAGCCGGCGACTCCCCCGCTGCGGGCGCGTCTTTCTCCGGTGGGGGGCTCTCCAGCGCACAAAGCGAGTTGTTGCAGTCTTTCTGTCAGGCGAATGTGGGTTCCTTTTGCCCGAGCTTGGAGTCTTTGACCGGTAAGACTGTTTCTATTTCCCCGCCGCGTGTGGAAATTTCCTCTAAGGAAGAGTTTTCCCGCGTCATTCCGGACATGTTAGTGGCAACTGTCATCGATTTTGAAGGAGAGTTTGCAGGGGACCATTTGTTCCTCATGGCTCCTGAGTTTGCGCAGAAACTCGTCAATTTGGTCAGTCATGAGGACAACGATCAAATTGATGATATGGGACTTTCGGTTGTTAGTGAAACGATCACCCAATATGTCAGCGCACAGCTTTCTACGCTTGAGGCGCGGAACGTACAGAATGTAAGTGTGGCTCCTGCAGAGTCGGTGCAGGTGCCTAAGGCGATGGTTCGCTTTCCCCCGCAGCGTCTGTGCGTTTTTACCTATACGGTGGAGCTAGATGGCACTTCGTATACGCTGTGGGAGTTGGTGTCTGAGCAGCTGATGGTTCGAATTATCGAGAGGATGGGGGGGGCAATGCAGCGCCCGCAGGCGCAGGTGGGCAATTCTCAAATGGGGGGCGTGAACATGCAGATGGGGATAGGCGCCGCGAGTCCGAGTGTGCAGTCAGTCCAGTTTCATCCGCTGCAGAATGCAGCAGGTGGCGCAGAACAGGGAAATATCGGGCTTATCATGGACGTGTTCATGGAAGTTACCGTTGAGCTCGGGCGTACACGCATGATGATTAAAGATATCCTGGGTATGGGGGAAGGCCACATTATCGAGTTGGATAAGCTTGCCGGTGAACCTGTTGATATTTTGGTCAATCACAAGTTGATCGCAAAAGGAGAGGTGGTGGTTATTGATGAAAACTTTGGGGTGCGTGTTACGGAAATTCTCTCGCCGGGAGAACGTATTGCGGACGTTTAA
- the fliM gene encoding flagellar motor switch protein FliM, whose product MTEVLSQDEIDQLLTAISSGDASIEDARPISDTRKITLYDFRRPDKFSKEQMRTLSLMHETFARLTTTSLSAQLRSMVHVHVASVDQLTYEEFIRSIPTPSTLAVITMDPLKGNAVLEVDPSITFSIIDRLFGGTGQAAKVQRDLTDIENSVMEGVIVRILANVRESWTQVIDLRPRLGQIETNPQFAQIVPPSEMVVLVTLETKVGEEEGMMNFCIPYITIEPIISKLSSQFWFSSVRRSSTTQYMGVLRDKLSTVDMDVVAEVGSLRLSVRDILGLRVGDIIRLHDTHVGDPFVLSIGNRKKFLCQPGVVGKKIAAQILERIESTSQEDFEELSADEEELYE is encoded by the coding sequence ATGACAGAGGTATTATCGCAGGACGAAATAGATCAGCTGCTAACGGCTATCAGTTCTGGGGATGCAAGTATTGAAGATGCGCGCCCTATCAGCGACACCCGTAAGATTACGCTCTATGATTTTAGGCGCCCAGATAAGTTTTCAAAGGAGCAGATGCGTACACTGTCGTTGATGCATGAGACTTTTGCGCGGTTGACTACTACCTCGCTGTCGGCGCAGCTGCGCAGTATGGTGCACGTGCACGTTGCGTCGGTAGATCAGCTCACGTACGAGGAGTTTATCCGTTCTATTCCCACGCCTTCTACGCTTGCGGTGATCACTATGGATCCGCTCAAAGGGAACGCAGTGCTTGAGGTGGATCCCTCCATTACTTTTTCTATCATTGACCGCCTCTTTGGAGGAACAGGACAGGCAGCCAAGGTGCAGCGGGATTTGACTGATATTGAAAATTCAGTAATGGAAGGGGTCATCGTCCGTATTCTGGCGAATGTGCGTGAATCCTGGACGCAGGTTATCGATCTGCGTCCGCGCCTGGGTCAAATTGAAACGAACCCGCAATTCGCGCAGATCGTCCCTCCCTCAGAGATGGTGGTGTTGGTGACGCTCGAGACAAAGGTAGGTGAGGAAGAGGGGATGATGAACTTTTGCATTCCGTACATCACCATAGAACCTATCATTTCTAAGTTGTCGAGTCAGTTTTGGTTTTCTTCGGTGCGCAGGAGTTCTACCACGCAGTACATGGGGGTTCTGCGCGACAAGCTATCCACGGTGGATATGGATGTGGTGGCAGAAGTTGGGTCGCTCCGCCTTTCAGTGCGCGATATCCTTGGGCTCCGGGTGGGGGATATCATCCGGTTGCACGACACCCATGTGGGCGATCCTTTTGTGCTCAGTATTGGGAACCGCAAGAAGTTTTTGTGTCAGCCTGGGGTGGTGGGAAAAAAGATTGCCGCGCAGATTTTGGAACGAATAGAAAGTACCTCCCAAGAGGATTTTGAGGAATTATCCGCGGACGAGGAGGAATTGTATGAGTGA
- the fliL gene encoding flagellar basal body-associated protein FliL has product MAEKDSIGDIADDFEEQLVAPAADRVGFLPGLLRWVAIAVGAVIFIVTVVTATALVLAKQGSSHTAYPVSQEFRESRELLQYYESVGLIRTNTADALPGTVVVSVALGYPLNDKTAQQELSARLVELKDFLRSYFQRKTLSELRPEHEQKVKIEIRNEINDNVLSRSKVKDIRFTQFDVLKP; this is encoded by the coding sequence ATGGCAGAAAAGGACTCCATAGGAGATATCGCTGATGATTTTGAGGAACAGCTTGTCGCTCCTGCTGCGGACAGGGTGGGCTTTCTGCCAGGATTGCTCAGATGGGTTGCCATTGCAGTAGGGGCGGTCATCTTCATTGTGACGGTGGTGACAGCCACCGCGCTGGTGCTCGCAAAGCAGGGGAGTAGCCACACGGCGTATCCGGTTTCACAGGAGTTTCGGGAGTCTCGCGAGCTTTTGCAATACTACGAGTCAGTGGGCCTTATCCGTACCAATACTGCAGATGCGCTACCGGGGACGGTTGTAGTGAGCGTTGCGTTGGGGTATCCGCTCAATGATAAAACGGCACAGCAGGAATTGAGCGCGCGTTTGGTGGAGTTAAAGGATTTTTTGCGCTCGTACTTTCAGAGAAAAACACTCTCTGAGTTGCGTCCTGAGCATGAACAAAAGGTGAAGATTGAAATTCGTAATGAGATTAACGACAATGTACTTTCTCGGTCAAAAGTCAAGGACATTCGTTTCACGCAGTTTGACGTACTTAAGCCCTAA
- the motB gene encoding flagellar motor protein MotB, with the protein MARKRRAPRGAAQGWLTTYSDMVTLMLCFFVMLFNPTEVDITVLQSIAASIVGDPTGGGVSASSGRLADLGNTVNTLPSLEKGQKLATALKKAVSLFAPEIKSNKIAVTSDERGLVISLTSDSFFYPGSSDLNVEESREALLRVAQFLSDHALAGRRFRIEGHTDSVEVPEDGSTDNWELSTRRAVRVLHYLTDFGAQENRFSLAGYADTRAKFSNESPEGRAYNRRVDIVILDEGHF; encoded by the coding sequence ATGGCAAGGAAGAGGCGTGCTCCGCGCGGGGCGGCACAAGGGTGGCTAACGACATACTCAGATATGGTCACGCTTATGCTCTGTTTTTTTGTCATGCTGTTTAATCCAACTGAAGTTGATATCACGGTGTTGCAGAGTATTGCTGCATCGATTGTAGGTGATCCTACCGGTGGAGGGGTTTCTGCCTCCTCAGGGAGGCTCGCTGACTTGGGAAACACCGTTAACACGCTGCCTTCACTGGAAAAGGGACAGAAGCTGGCGACTGCGCTGAAGAAGGCGGTTTCGCTTTTCGCTCCTGAGATTAAAAGCAATAAGATTGCGGTGACCAGTGATGAGCGCGGTTTAGTTATTTCGCTCACTTCGGATTCGTTTTTTTATCCGGGGTCTTCCGATCTGAATGTGGAGGAATCTCGGGAGGCGTTGTTGCGTGTTGCGCAGTTTTTGTCTGATCATGCGCTCGCCGGTCGACGGTTTCGCATTGAGGGACACACCGACTCAGTTGAGGTGCCCGAAGATGGGAGTACAGACAATTGGGAACTTTCTACCCGTCGGGCGGTGCGCGTGTTGCATTATCTTACTGATTTTGGTGCACAGGAAAATCGCTTTTCCCTTGCAGGGTACGCAGACACACGCGCAAAATTTTCAAACGAAAGCCCTGAAGGGAGGGCGTACAACCGGCGGGTTGATATTGTCATCCTGGACGAGGGTCACTTTTGA
- a CDS encoding motility protein A, whose product MDIASFIGLFGGFAIIIFGAVLGGSARGLFHVPSLLITVGGSYLTLFLTYPLSYAVGVFRVIARVFHAADFHEREIVQRLYALAEKSRRTGLLALEEEIQDFDDDFVRTGLRNVVDGVDGDAIKALMESELTHMEDRHNTWISLLNSWAALAPGYGMLGTVMGLIGMLATLEDKSSLGSNMATALITTFYGSLVQNWFITPVATKLQYQHDLEVKSKEMVIEGVLSIQAGDHPRVLAQRLLTYLSPKMRKELEMELIKD is encoded by the coding sequence ATGGACATCGCATCGTTTATCGGGCTTTTCGGCGGTTTTGCCATCATTATCTTTGGTGCGGTGCTCGGTGGTTCTGCGAGGGGGCTCTTTCACGTACCGTCATTGTTGATCACCGTGGGGGGCTCGTACTTAACGCTTTTTCTCACCTATCCGCTTTCGTATGCCGTGGGTGTTTTTCGGGTAATTGCGCGCGTTTTTCATGCGGCGGATTTTCACGAACGGGAGATTGTCCAGCGGCTCTACGCGCTTGCTGAGAAAAGTCGGCGCACCGGTTTACTTGCGCTCGAAGAAGAAATTCAGGACTTTGACGATGACTTCGTGCGCACTGGTTTGCGGAACGTGGTAGACGGTGTGGACGGAGATGCGATCAAGGCACTGATGGAAAGCGAGTTGACGCACATGGAGGATCGGCACAATACGTGGATTTCCCTTTTGAACTCCTGGGCTGCGCTCGCGCCCGGATATGGTATGCTGGGCACCGTTATGGGGCTTATCGGTATGCTTGCAACGCTTGAAGACAAGTCCTCGCTGGGATCTAACATGGCAACTGCGCTTATCACTACTTTCTATGGTTCGCTGGTGCAAAATTGGTTCATTACTCCTGTCGCTACTAAGTTGCAGTATCAGCACGATTTGGAGGTAAAGTCCAAGGAAATGGTAATAGAAGGGGTGCTTTCTATCCAGGCAGGGGATCATCCACGTGTTCTTGCGCAGCGATTGCTGACGTACTTGAGTCCAAAGATGCGCAAGGAACTGGAAATGGAACTGATTAAGGATTAA
- a CDS encoding flagellar FlbD family protein gives MIKVTRLNGNENWVNPHHIETMRCTPDVTLQMLSGKCYVVRESVQEVIDKIVSYRRSIGCLNDET, from the coding sequence ATGATTAAAGTGACGCGACTGAATGGAAATGAAAATTGGGTAAATCCCCACCACATTGAAACGATGCGTTGTACACCTGATGTAACGCTTCAAATGCTGTCGGGTAAGTGCTATGTGGTGAGGGAAAGTGTGCAAGAAGTTATCGATAAAATTGTCTCCTATCGGCGCAGCATCGGCTGCCTCAACGACGAGACCTAA